The following proteins come from a genomic window of Negativicoccus succinicivorans:
- a CDS encoding dihydroorotase, with protein MKRLLKNGTIINPAAGQKTVGDVLFEDGKILSVGETITATDGVEVIDVTDCYVTPGLIDMHVHLREPGQEAKESMTTGTQAAAAGGFTRVVTMANTTPVIDDLVTFNGVKERARAEGRVKVDIIGAVSKNLEGRVLSDMGDLALAGAVAFSDDGHYVESADFMRRAMEYADTYGKMIIDHAEDWTMAAQGFMHEGKVSTALGVVGRPRAAEDIAVARDILLAEMTGAHIHIAHVSSAHAVELIRAAKQRGVRVTCEVTAHHLALTDAEIKNYDAAFKVAPPLREEDDRQALLAALADGTIDAIVTDHSPHADEEKDVPFCCAPNGMSGLETSLAAVITYALTPGHIDWERLVDAMSVQPARLLQQEAGVLQAGAPADITVIAPQSQWTVEPEKLYTKSLFSPFAGKTLTGRAVQTWVDGEQVMREGAVR; from the coding sequence TTGAAGCGCTTGCTTAAGAACGGCACGATTATCAATCCCGCCGCAGGCCAAAAGACGGTCGGCGATGTGCTTTTTGAAGACGGTAAGATCCTCAGTGTCGGCGAAACCATTACGGCGACCGACGGCGTCGAAGTGATTGACGTAACCGATTGCTACGTCACGCCGGGTTTGATCGATATGCACGTTCATTTGCGCGAACCGGGGCAGGAAGCGAAAGAATCCATGACAACCGGTACGCAGGCGGCGGCGGCCGGCGGGTTCACGCGCGTCGTCACTATGGCCAATACCACGCCCGTCATTGATGACCTCGTCACCTTTAACGGCGTAAAAGAACGCGCCCGCGCGGAAGGACGCGTGAAAGTGGACATCATCGGCGCGGTTTCCAAAAATTTGGAAGGACGCGTTTTAAGCGACATGGGCGATTTGGCTCTCGCCGGCGCCGTGGCGTTTTCGGATGACGGCCACTATGTGGAAAGCGCGGACTTCATGCGCCGCGCGATGGAATATGCCGACACCTACGGCAAAATGATCATCGACCATGCGGAAGATTGGACGATGGCGGCGCAGGGTTTTATGCATGAAGGCAAAGTTTCGACGGCGCTGGGCGTTGTCGGACGACCGCGCGCGGCGGAAGATATCGCCGTTGCTCGCGACATTTTGCTTGCCGAAATGACGGGCGCGCATATTCATATCGCGCACGTGAGCTCCGCGCATGCCGTGGAACTCATTCGAGCGGCGAAACAACGCGGTGTCCGCGTTACCTGCGAAGTGACGGCGCATCATTTGGCGCTGACCGATGCCGAAATTAAAAATTACGACGCGGCGTTTAAAGTGGCGCCGCCGTTACGCGAAGAAGATGATCGTCAAGCGTTGCTGGCAGCGCTGGCGGACGGCACGATCGATGCGATTGTGACGGACCATTCGCCGCATGCCGATGAAGAAAAAGACGTACCGTTCTGCTGCGCGCCGAACGGCATGAGCGGCTTGGAAACATCGCTCGCCGCTGTCATTACGTACGCGCTTACCCCCGGTCACATCGACTGGGAGCGGCTGGTCGACGCGATGTCCGTGCAGCCGGCGCGACTTTTACAGCAAGAAGCGGGCGTGTTGCAAGCGGGCGCGCCGGCGGATATTACCGTCATCGCGCCGCAGAGCCAATGGACGGTGGAACCGGAAAAATTATATACGAAATCGCTGTTTTCTCCGTTCGCGGGCAAGACCCTGACCGGTCGCGCCGTGCAGACGTGGGTGGACGGTGAACAGGTAATGCGGGAAGGAGCTGTACGATGA
- the carB gene encoding carbamoyl-phosphate synthase large subunit yields the protein MSKEIKKVLVIGSGPIVIGQAAEFDYAGTQACLSLKEEGCEVVLINSNPATIMTDTDIADRVYIEPLTLDFVTSVIAQERPDGILATLGGQTGLNLAMELFDKGILEKYDVELLGTRMDAIRQAEDRELFKEAMQQIGQPVPESRTCNTLNEALTFAETIGYPLIIRPAFTLGGTGGGVVHNETEMREIGQRGLVLSPIHQILVERSVAGWKELEYEVMRDSDDNCIIICNMENIDPVGVHTGDSIVIAPSQTLTDKQHHMLRTASLDIIRYLEIEGGCNVQYALDPHSNQYYVIEVNPRMSRSSALASKATGYPIAKVAAKVALGKSLGEIENAVTGKTKAAFEPTLDYIVIKIPRWPFEKFNLADRELGTQMKATGEVMALATNVPAGLQKAVRSLETGTDSLYLPKLEHLSHYDIKMLLRRVDDERLFVIAEALRRGFDVQEIHHTTKIDPFFITQIQRIVNCERKLMNEGLLQEHVELAKYLGFSDHRIAQLTHVEESEVAALRKQKHITASYRMVDTCAAEFDAASPYYYSAYGVADEVTPQENSVMVLGSGPIRIGQGVEFDYCSVQAIRALKRYGYHSIMVNNNPETVSTDFDMSDALYFEPLVPEDVCQIIEKEQPQGVITQFGGQTAINLAGQLAAHNAPLLGTDVDGVDLAEDRKRFDALLESLHIERPRGCMVTSLAEAHEATKKLKYPLIVRPSYVLGGRAMQIVYQPRELDTYLREAVVASSEHPVLIDEYLVGRELEVDALCDGENVFIPGIMEQIERAGVHSGDSIAVFPPQHIDQAKIDEVVEHTERIARALEIRGIVNIQYIIAGGQLYVIEVNPRSSRTVPFMSKVTGYNLIALATGICVGKTLPELGITPGLAPTPDYVAAKAPVFSFAKLGLVEIALGPEMKSTGEVMGIGKTYSDSLYRAIVGAYMGIPDGGNVLITVSDRDKEETAQLAAEFVEHGYHIMATHGTGSYLEEKGIPVQIVNKMHEGGDVTCATLLRDGSVDMVVNTITYGKRPEREGFRLRRMAVELGIPCVTSLDTMREVVRVLRERKNNDLPSVKAIQDYQKERRHERA from the coding sequence ATGAGTAAAGAAATCAAGAAAGTTCTCGTGATCGGCTCCGGCCCGATCGTCATCGGTCAGGCCGCGGAATTCGACTATGCCGGTACGCAGGCTTGCCTGTCATTAAAAGAAGAGGGCTGTGAAGTCGTTCTGATCAACAGCAACCCGGCGACAATCATGACGGATACGGATATCGCCGATCGCGTGTACATCGAACCGCTGACGCTTGATTTTGTCACATCGGTCATCGCGCAGGAACGTCCGGACGGGATCCTGGCGACACTGGGCGGCCAAACCGGTTTGAATCTCGCGATGGAACTTTTCGACAAAGGCATCTTGGAAAAATACGATGTGGAACTTTTGGGCACGCGCATGGACGCGATCCGGCAGGCGGAAGACCGCGAATTATTTAAGGAAGCGATGCAGCAAATCGGTCAGCCGGTGCCGGAAAGCCGCACTTGCAACACGTTAAACGAAGCGTTGACTTTTGCGGAAACGATCGGCTACCCGCTGATTATTCGTCCGGCGTTTACGTTGGGCGGTACCGGCGGCGGCGTCGTACACAACGAAACGGAAATGCGCGAAATCGGTCAGCGCGGTTTGGTGCTGAGCCCGATTCACCAAATTTTGGTGGAACGCTCGGTCGCCGGCTGGAAAGAATTGGAATATGAAGTCATGCGCGACAGCGATGACAACTGCATCATTATTTGTAATATGGAAAATATCGATCCTGTCGGGGTTCACACCGGCGACAGCATCGTCATTGCGCCGAGCCAGACTCTGACCGATAAGCAGCATCATATGTTGCGCACGGCGTCGCTGGATATTATTCGCTATTTGGAAATTGAAGGCGGCTGCAACGTGCAGTACGCGCTCGATCCGCATTCGAATCAGTACTATGTCATCGAAGTCAATCCGCGCATGAGCCGCTCGTCCGCGCTTGCGTCCAAAGCGACCGGTTACCCGATTGCGAAAGTGGCGGCGAAGGTGGCGCTCGGCAAATCGCTCGGCGAAATCGAAAACGCCGTTACCGGCAAAACGAAAGCGGCGTTTGAACCGACACTTGACTACATCGTCATTAAAATTCCGCGTTGGCCGTTTGAAAAATTCAATCTGGCGGATCGCGAACTCGGTACGCAGATGAAAGCGACCGGCGAAGTCATGGCATTGGCGACGAATGTCCCCGCCGGCTTGCAGAAAGCGGTGAGATCGCTCGAAACCGGCACAGATTCGCTCTATTTGCCGAAGTTGGAACACTTATCCCACTACGATATCAAAATGCTTTTACGGCGCGTGGACGATGAACGGCTTTTCGTCATTGCCGAAGCGTTGCGGCGCGGGTTTGATGTGCAGGAAATTCATCACACGACCAAGATTGACCCGTTCTTTATCACGCAGATCCAGCGCATCGTCAACTGCGAACGCAAGCTGATGAACGAAGGTTTGCTGCAGGAACATGTGGAATTGGCGAAGTACCTCGGCTTTTCGGATCACCGCATCGCGCAACTGACGCATGTGGAAGAAAGCGAAGTAGCCGCATTGCGCAAACAGAAACATATTACCGCCTCGTATCGCATGGTCGATACCTGCGCGGCGGAATTCGATGCCGCATCGCCGTACTACTACTCGGCGTACGGTGTGGCTGATGAAGTCACTCCGCAGGAAAACAGCGTCATGGTCCTCGGTTCGGGGCCTATCCGCATCGGCCAGGGCGTGGAATTCGACTACTGCTCCGTGCAGGCGATTCGCGCGTTGAAACGTTACGGTTATCATTCCATCATGGTCAATAATAACCCGGAAACGGTTTCCACCGACTTTGATATGTCCGACGCGCTGTATTTTGAACCGCTGGTGCCGGAAGACGTTTGCCAGATTATTGAAAAAGAACAGCCGCAAGGCGTTATTACTCAGTTCGGCGGGCAGACCGCGATTAATTTGGCGGGGCAACTCGCGGCGCACAACGCGCCTTTGTTGGGGACCGATGTCGACGGCGTGGATCTGGCGGAAGACCGCAAACGCTTCGACGCATTGCTTGAATCGCTCCACATCGAACGTCCGCGCGGGTGCATGGTGACATCGCTTGCGGAAGCGCATGAAGCTACCAAAAAGTTGAAATATCCGTTGATCGTACGGCCGAGCTATGTGCTCGGCGGACGCGCGATGCAGATCGTTTACCAACCGCGCGAACTCGATACCTACCTGCGGGAAGCCGTAGTCGCATCGTCCGAGCATCCGGTTTTGATTGATGAATACCTCGTCGGCCGCGAACTCGAAGTCGATGCGCTGTGCGACGGTGAAAACGTCTTTATCCCGGGCATCATGGAACAGATCGAACGCGCGGGCGTTCACTCGGGCGACAGTATCGCCGTATTCCCGCCGCAACATATTGATCAGGCCAAAATCGATGAAGTGGTCGAACACACGGAACGCATTGCGCGCGCGTTGGAGATTCGCGGCATTGTCAATATCCAATACATCATCGCCGGCGGTCAACTGTACGTGATCGAAGTCAATCCGCGTTCGAGTCGCACGGTGCCTTTCATGAGTAAAGTGACGGGTTACAACCTGATCGCGCTTGCGACCGGTATTTGTGTCGGCAAGACCTTGCCTGAACTCGGCATCACGCCGGGGCTGGCGCCGACGCCTGATTATGTAGCGGCCAAAGCGCCGGTATTCTCGTTCGCTAAACTCGGTCTGGTAGAAATCGCGCTCGGACCGGAAATGAAATCGACCGGTGAAGTCATGGGAATCGGCAAAACGTATTCCGACTCGTTGTATCGCGCGATCGTCGGCGCGTACATGGGCATTCCCGACGGCGGCAATGTGCTGATTACGGTTAGCGACCGCGATAAAGAGGAAACCGCGCAACTCGCTGCGGAGTTTGTCGAACACGGGTACCACATCATGGCGACGCACGGCACGGGCAGCTACTTGGAAGAAAAAGGCATTCCCGTACAAATCGTCAATAAAATGCATGAAGGCGGCGACGTCACTTGCGCGACATTATTGCGCGACGGTTCCGTCGACATGGTGGTCAATACAATCACGTACGGCAAACGTCCGGAACGCGAAGGTTTCCGTCTGCGTCGCATGGCCGTCGAACTCGGTATTCCCTGCGTGACCTCGCTCGACACGATGCGCGAAGTAGTGCGCGTGTTGCGCGAACGGAAAAACAATGATTTGCCGAGCGTCAAAGCCATTCAGGACTACCAAAAGGAGCGGCGTCATGAACGCGCTTGA
- a CDS encoding Cof-type HAD-IIB family hydrolase, translated as MNPNIRMLAIDMDGTLLHDDTTISPYTHDILTQALAAGVRVVVATGRMFCSARQLATELGLGDVPLVTYSGGLIAKCISGEILYHAPIPLATAREIVATARELDAFVHAYVHDELWVRFRDRRVDDYEKRCRIEAKVIGAEMDALAAAPTKLLINEPDPQKIARIAKVLREKFAGRVHFVQSSPMFFEMVAPHVSKGVAVEQLGLRYGIGMKQTMGFGNAQNDFDLLRAVGWPVAVANAVPELKAVAGYIAPSNNEDGVAKTVAKYVLEANDGR; from the coding sequence GTGAATCCAAATATTCGTATGTTGGCGATCGACATGGACGGCACGCTGTTGCATGACGACACGACGATTTCGCCATACACACATGACATATTGACGCAGGCGTTGGCGGCCGGCGTGCGGGTGGTTGTGGCGACAGGGCGCATGTTTTGCTCGGCGCGACAACTGGCGACCGAACTCGGGCTGGGCGATGTGCCTCTGGTCACGTATTCGGGTGGCTTGATCGCCAAGTGCATTTCCGGTGAAATTTTATATCATGCGCCGATTCCGCTGGCCACCGCGCGCGAAATCGTGGCGACGGCGCGCGAGTTGGACGCGTTCGTACATGCCTATGTGCATGATGAATTGTGGGTGCGCTTTCGCGACCGGCGCGTTGACGATTACGAGAAACGTTGCCGCATCGAAGCGAAAGTGATCGGTGCTGAAATGGATGCATTAGCAGCCGCGCCGACGAAACTTTTGATTAATGAACCCGATCCGCAAAAAATAGCGCGCATAGCCAAAGTATTGCGGGAAAAATTTGCCGGGCGGGTGCACTTTGTACAGTCATCGCCGATGTTCTTTGAAATGGTGGCGCCTCACGTCAGCAAAGGGGTCGCCGTCGAGCAGCTGGGACTTCGGTACGGTATCGGTATGAAACAGACGATGGGATTCGGCAACGCGCAAAATGATTTCGATCTGTTGCGTGCGGTCGGCTGGCCGGTGGCGGTCGCCAATGCCGTGCCGGAACTGAAAGCGGTAGCGGGGTATATTGCGCCGAGCAACAATGAGGACGGCGTCGCGAAAACAGTCGCGAAATATGTATTGGAGGCAAATGATGGCCGGTGA
- the carA gene encoding glutamine-hydrolyzing carbamoyl-phosphate synthase small subunit, with product MKEGYLYLADGRNFPGYLVGGHSKAAEVVFNTAMTGYEESYTDPSYTDQILTLTYPLIGNYGVNHHIWQGERPSISGAIVSELTRFPSNWESEDSLGRFFKANQIPVLIGADTRAITRAIRKEGTPIGVLATAAEENYVKEALAHPLPQDQIARVTTPVAYKMGEGRLRVTVIDCGIKRRMLDHLVAADCHLTVVPAQTKAAQILATQPDGVFISNGPGNPADVPDTIQTLRELVGKVPMFGICMGHQLLAQALGAVTFKLPFGHRGANHPVIDLATKKITMTAQNHGYAVSEENFPAELVVTHRSLNDGTIEGFRHRTLPIQGIQYHPEAAPGPTDNEYLFTDWMKSLKGERA from the coding sequence ATGAAAGAAGGATATCTGTACTTGGCGGACGGCCGGAATTTTCCGGGTTACCTTGTCGGCGGACACAGTAAAGCGGCGGAAGTCGTTTTTAATACGGCGATGACAGGCTATGAGGAGTCCTACACGGATCCTTCCTATACCGACCAGATTTTAACGTTGACCTATCCTCTGATCGGTAACTACGGTGTCAATCACCACATTTGGCAGGGCGAAAGGCCGTCGATTTCGGGCGCTATCGTTTCAGAATTGACACGTTTCCCGAGCAACTGGGAAAGCGAAGATTCGCTGGGCCGATTTTTCAAGGCGAATCAGATTCCGGTGCTGATTGGCGCGGATACCCGGGCGATCACCCGCGCGATTCGTAAAGAAGGCACACCGATCGGGGTGCTTGCGACAGCCGCGGAAGAAAATTATGTGAAAGAAGCGCTTGCGCATCCTTTGCCGCAGGATCAGATCGCGCGGGTGACAACGCCGGTCGCTTATAAAATGGGCGAAGGTCGGTTGCGCGTTACCGTGATCGACTGCGGCATTAAACGGCGCATGCTGGATCATCTCGTGGCGGCGGACTGCCATTTGACGGTCGTGCCGGCGCAAACCAAAGCGGCACAGATCCTCGCGACTCAGCCGGACGGCGTTTTCATCAGCAACGGCCCGGGCAACCCCGCGGATGTGCCCGATACGATCCAAACCTTGCGTGAGCTCGTCGGTAAAGTGCCGATGTTCGGTATTTGCATGGGCCATCAGTTGCTTGCTCAGGCGTTGGGCGCGGTCACTTTTAAATTACCCTTCGGTCATCGCGGCGCGAACCACCCGGTCATCGATCTTGCCACGAAAAAAATCACGATGACGGCGCAAAACCACGGTTACGCCGTCAGTGAAGAAAATTTTCCGGCGGAGCTCGTGGTTACGCACCGCTCGTTGAATGACGGTACGATCGAAGGCTTCCGTCACCGCACACTGCCGATTCAGGGGATTCAGTACCATCCCGAAGCGGCGCCGGGACCGACGGACAACGAATACTTATTTACGGATTGGATGAAAAGCCTGAAAGGAGAACGCGCATGA
- the whiA gene encoding DNA-binding protein WhiA — protein MSFAEQVKDELARVVPTEVEARRSELTALLRMGGSLVMGNGGAGIRFVTHHNPTARKMLTYVKATGGIVPQVMVRRGNKLRKKNVYTLTILPGPIGQRFLEELGLLPVTEIRDDEMFRGREVRRAYLAGAFLGGGSVNRPQGDYHLEFVTESIAFATTLVSMLKTFRLQGRIVERKDDYIVYLKTGESVARLLQIMGADQALLEFENVRVLKDMRNQVNRVVNCETANLQKTVDAAVRQLRDIELIRSVQPLHTLPPRLKEAAELRLAHPDVPLRELAGYTDKKMTKSGLYHRFRKLSDLADVLRAQAQDRGES, from the coding sequence ATGTCCTTTGCCGAACAAGTAAAAGACGAATTGGCGCGGGTAGTGCCGACGGAAGTCGAAGCCCGTCGCTCGGAACTCACCGCCTTATTGCGCATGGGAGGATCGCTCGTCATGGGGAACGGCGGCGCGGGCATTCGGTTTGTGACGCATCATAATCCGACGGCGCGCAAAATGCTGACCTATGTCAAAGCAACGGGCGGTATCGTGCCGCAGGTGATGGTGCGCCGCGGCAACAAATTGCGCAAGAAAAATGTCTATACATTGACGATTTTACCCGGTCCGATCGGCCAACGCTTCCTGGAAGAATTGGGATTGTTGCCCGTGACCGAGATCCGTGACGATGAAATGTTTCGTGGCCGGGAAGTCCGGCGCGCTTACTTGGCCGGCGCTTTTTTGGGCGGCGGTTCGGTCAATCGTCCGCAAGGCGATTACCATTTGGAGTTCGTCACGGAGTCCATTGCCTTTGCGACGACCTTGGTGAGCATGCTTAAAACGTTTCGTCTGCAAGGGCGCATCGTCGAACGCAAAGACGATTACATCGTTTACCTCAAAACGGGGGAAAGCGTCGCGCGGCTGTTGCAAATTATGGGCGCGGATCAGGCGTTACTGGAATTTGAAAATGTCCGCGTGTTGAAAGATATGCGGAACCAGGTAAATCGCGTGGTCAATTGCGAGACGGCCAATTTGCAAAAAACGGTAGACGCCGCGGTACGACAGCTGCGTGACATCGAACTGATCCGCAGCGTGCAGCCGTTGCACACCTTGCCGCCGCGTTTGAAAGAAGCGGCGGAACTGCGTTTAGCGCATCCCGATGTACCGCTTCGGGAGCTTGCGGGCTATACCGACAAAAAAATGACAAAATCAGGATTGTATCACCGATTCCGGAAATTGTCGGATCTTGCGGACGTCTTGCGGGCCCAAGCTCAGGATAGGGGGGAATCATGA
- a CDS encoding gluconeogenesis factor YvcK family protein has protein sequence MWHSAWRWLYPGLRIKRWVLLFSVGLLLLVLGLTTIINYQVFGVLEEFLFRVLYEMTGRYNYTLLAGVGAVLIIVGALVMIFSFQRLMQRILQSIAPEGSGKVSQMMLERARRDRGPAIVSIGGGTGLSKLLRGLKTKTSHLTAIVTVADDGGSSGRLREEMDIIAPGDLRNCLVAMADKESQMEYIFQHRFGGTGELAGHSLGNLFLAALMEEYKDPVLALEAASEILNVRGEVVPATTEPVRLRAEMTDGVCVIGESEIPEYGGRIQRLHILPDMPQAVTAALAAIEAADVITLGPGSLYTSILPNLLVPEIATALRRSDATKIYICNAMTQPGETDGYTVADHLRALIDHIGPGVADYVLVNDYAPAGEVLERYAAMGSYPVVCDTEAVQALGAKVVRAKLIADGMTVSHAPDLVADAIVNMVHAVQSDLHPQLLDYYFDRSL, from the coding sequence ATGTGGCATTCGGCATGGCGCTGGCTCTATCCGGGGCTGCGCATCAAACGTTGGGTTCTGCTCTTTTCGGTAGGACTTTTGCTCTTGGTCTTAGGTCTGACAACTATTATTAACTACCAGGTTTTCGGTGTGCTGGAAGAATTTTTGTTCCGCGTTCTTTACGAGATGACGGGACGTTACAATTACACGTTGCTCGCCGGCGTCGGGGCGGTCCTGATCATCGTCGGCGCGCTGGTGATGATTTTCTCGTTCCAGCGTTTGATGCAGCGCATTTTGCAGAGCATCGCGCCAGAAGGCTCCGGCAAAGTCAGCCAGATGATGTTGGAACGCGCACGGCGGGATCGGGGACCGGCGATCGTCTCCATCGGCGGCGGTACCGGCCTTTCGAAACTGCTGCGCGGTTTGAAAACGAAAACGTCCCATTTGACAGCGATCGTGACCGTCGCCGACGACGGCGGTTCATCGGGCCGCCTGCGCGAGGAAATGGATATTATCGCGCCGGGCGATCTGCGTAACTGCCTGGTGGCCATGGCCGACAAGGAAAGTCAGATGGAATACATCTTCCAACACCGTTTCGGCGGCACAGGGGAATTGGCCGGACACAGTTTGGGCAATCTTTTCCTGGCGGCATTAATGGAAGAATATAAGGATCCCGTTTTGGCGCTCGAAGCGGCGAGCGAAATTTTAAATGTGCGCGGGGAAGTGGTACCGGCGACGACCGAGCCGGTGCGTTTGCGCGCAGAGATGACTGACGGCGTCTGCGTAATCGGTGAATCCGAAATTCCGGAGTACGGCGGTCGCATTCAGCGGCTGCATATTTTACCGGATATGCCGCAGGCGGTGACGGCGGCCTTGGCGGCGATCGAAGCGGCGGATGTCATCACGCTCGGTCCGGGGAGCCTTTACACGAGTATTTTACCGAATCTTTTGGTGCCGGAAATTGCGACCGCCTTGCGGCGCAGCGATGCCACCAAAATTTATATCTGCAACGCGATGACCCAACCCGGTGAAACGGACGGCTATACGGTGGCGGACCATTTGCGGGCGTTGATCGATCATATCGGGCCGGGAGTGGCGGATTACGTTTTGGTGAACGATTACGCGCCGGCCGGCGAAGTGCTCGAACGTTACGCGGCCATGGGATCCTATCCCGTGGTCTGCGATACCGAAGCGGTGCAGGCGCTGGGCGCCAAAGTCGTGCGCGCGAAACTGATCGCGGACGGCATGACGGTAAGCCATGCGCCGGACCTGGTCGCCGATGCGATTGTGAATATGGTGCACGCGGTGCAGTCGGATCTTCATCCGCAATTATTGGATTACTATTTTGATCGCAGTTTATAA
- the rapZ gene encoding RNase adapter RapZ, with translation MAGDFQLIIMTGMSGAGKSRALQILEDMGYFCVDNLPPVLIPKFAEICREGGPKVQHAALVVDIRGGEFFTSLVDALQQLAAGGYHYRLLFLDATDNVLVRRYKETRRAHPLAPRDRILQGLQKERALLRGIKEQAASVIDTSELSLQGLKGLLQQQFKNYSTAEGFNITVVSFGFKFGTPLDLDMMLDVRFLPNPFYLDELKHSSGRVPAVSEYIGKWDVTKEFMQKLTELVDFLTPHYEQEGKQQWVIGVGCTGGMHRSVWVAEALSRHFKEAGYSVSTEHRDLFKNDVHEDYAPAKE, from the coding sequence ATGGCCGGTGATTTTCAGCTGATTATTATGACGGGCATGTCCGGGGCGGGAAAGTCTCGCGCACTCCAAATTTTGGAGGACATGGGGTACTTTTGTGTGGACAATTTACCGCCGGTACTGATTCCGAAATTCGCGGAAATCTGTCGCGAAGGCGGTCCGAAAGTCCAGCACGCGGCGCTGGTTGTCGATATTCGCGGCGGTGAATTTTTCACGTCGCTCGTGGACGCGCTGCAACAATTGGCGGCGGGCGGTTACCATTACCGGCTGCTCTTTTTGGATGCGACGGACAATGTGCTGGTACGCCGCTATAAGGAAACCAGGCGGGCGCACCCGCTGGCGCCGCGCGATCGCATTTTGCAGGGGTTGCAAAAAGAGCGCGCGCTTTTGCGCGGTATCAAGGAGCAGGCGGCCTCGGTAATCGATACGAGCGAACTTTCTTTGCAGGGATTAAAGGGTCTGTTGCAGCAGCAGTTTAAAAATTACAGTACGGCGGAAGGATTCAATATTACGGTGGTGTCATTTGGATTTAAGTTCGGCACGCCGCTGGATTTGGATATGATGCTGGATGTGCGTTTCTTGCCGAATCCTTTTTACCTGGATGAATTGAAACACTCGTCGGGACGGGTACCGGCGGTGAGCGAGTATATCGGCAAGTGGGATGTCACCAAGGAATTCATGCAAAAACTCACGGAATTGGTCGATTTTCTCACGCCGCACTATGAGCAGGAAGGCAAGCAGCAGTGGGTCATCGGCGTCGGCTGCACGGGCGGGATGCATCGTTCCGTTTGGGTAGCCGAAGCACTTTCTCGCCACTTCAAAGAAGCGGGTTACAGTGTATCAACGGAACACCGCGATTTATTTAAAAATGACGTGCACGAGGATTACGCGCCGGCAAAGGAGTAG
- a CDS encoding aspartate carbamoyltransferase catalytic subunit: MVDWQGRSLIDLASLTAAEIEAILTQALAMKKFIASGAKKTDLLRGKAIVNVFSENSTRTRSSFELAGKYLGADVININKSTSSMTKGESLRDTLLTVAALAADAIVMRHEASGAAAYAVEIGKRFPHFPVVINAGDGLHAHPSQGLLDLFTVREQKGRIKGLKYVIVGDILHSRVARSDLAGFTKLGAEVHMVGPRTLVPREFAELGAILHTDLKEALRDADAIQILRLQNERAAAGFIPNNREYARTYGISSALLQEVAPDAMIMHPGPINRGVEISHELAYAQNAFLQTQVKNGVCVRMAILNEVLNGGNGIEALA; this comes from the coding sequence ATGGTCGACTGGCAAGGTCGTTCGCTGATTGATTTGGCGTCACTTACGGCGGCGGAAATCGAAGCGATTTTGACGCAAGCGCTGGCAATGAAAAAATTCATTGCCAGCGGCGCCAAAAAAACGGATTTATTACGAGGCAAAGCGATTGTCAATGTGTTTTCCGAAAATTCGACACGCACGCGCAGTTCCTTTGAGCTCGCAGGGAAATACCTCGGGGCGGATGTTATTAATATCAATAAAAGCACCAGTTCAATGACCAAGGGCGAAAGCCTCCGCGATACGTTATTGACGGTGGCGGCGTTGGCGGCGGACGCGATCGTCATGCGTCATGAAGCATCGGGCGCCGCGGCCTATGCGGTGGAAATCGGTAAACGTTTCCCGCATTTTCCGGTCGTCATCAATGCCGGTGACGGTTTGCACGCGCACCCGTCGCAGGGACTTTTGGACCTCTTCACCGTGCGGGAACAGAAAGGCAGGATTAAAGGACTTAAATATGTTATCGTCGGCGACATTCTGCACTCGCGCGTCGCGCGCAGCGATTTGGCCGGCTTTACCAAACTCGGAGCCGAAGTGCATATGGTCGGTCCGCGGACATTGGTGCCGCGCGAATTCGCCGAGCTCGGCGCGATTCTGCACACGGATCTGAAAGAAGCGCTGCGAGACGCCGATGCGATTCAGATTTTGCGCTTGCAAAACGAACGCGCGGCGGCGGGTTTCATTCCGAATAATCGCGAATATGCGCGGACCTACGGGATCTCGAGCGCGCTGTTGCAAGAGGTGGCGCCGGACGCGATGATCATGCATCCGGGCCCGATTAATCGCGGCGTGGAAATTTCGCATGAATTGGCGTATGCGCAAAACGCCTTTTTACAGACGCAGGTCAAAAACGGCGTGTGCGTACGGATGGCTATTTTAAATGAAGTATTGAATGGGGGTAACGGCATTGAAGCGCTTGCTTAA